One segment of Pseudomonas asgharzadehiana DNA contains the following:
- a CDS encoding ABC transporter permease: protein MNLDLYGFGPALAAGALMTVKLALTALCLGLLLGLAGALAKTSPYKPLQWLGGTYSTIVRGVPELLWVLLIYFGTINAMRGLGEWLGIPDLSLSAFAAGVIALGLCFGAYATEVLRGAIISIPKGHREAGVALGLSKSRIFTRLIMPQMWRIALPGLGNLFLILMKDTALVTVIGLEEIMRHAQIAVTVTKQPFTFYMVAALIYLGLTSLSMVAMHLLENRAARGFVRTT, encoded by the coding sequence ATGAATCTCGATCTTTACGGATTCGGCCCCGCGCTTGCCGCCGGCGCGCTGATGACCGTCAAACTGGCGCTCACGGCCCTGTGCCTGGGGTTGCTACTGGGCCTTGCCGGTGCCTTGGCCAAGACTTCGCCGTACAAGCCGCTGCAATGGCTGGGCGGTACTTATTCGACCATCGTTCGCGGCGTGCCGGAGCTGTTGTGGGTGTTGCTGATTTACTTCGGCACCATCAACGCCATGCGCGGGCTGGGTGAATGGCTCGGCATTCCCGACTTGTCGCTCAGCGCCTTCGCCGCTGGCGTGATCGCGCTGGGCCTGTGTTTCGGCGCCTACGCCACAGAAGTGCTACGCGGTGCGATCATCTCGATCCCCAAAGGCCACCGAGAAGCCGGCGTGGCGTTGGGCCTGTCGAAGTCGCGCATTTTCACCCGGCTGATCATGCCGCAGATGTGGCGTATCGCCCTGCCGGGGCTGGGCAACCTGTTCCTGATCCTGATGAAGGACACCGCGCTGGTCACGGTCATCGGCCTGGAAGAAATCATGCGCCATGCGCAAATCGCCGTCACCGTCACCAAACAGCCGTTCACCTTCTACATGGTCGCCGCGCTCATCTACCTGGGCCTCACATCCTTGTCGATGGTGGCGATGCACTTGCTGGAAAACCGCGCCGCACGCGGCTTCGTGAGGACGACGTAA
- a CDS encoding ABC transporter ATP-binding protein: MAEATPALEIRNLHKRYGELEVLKGISLTARDGDVISILGSSGSGKSTFLRCINLLENPHQGEILVAGEALKLKAAKNGELMAADGRQINRLRSEIGFVFQNFNLWPHMSILDNIIEAPRRVLGQSKAEAIEVAEALLDKVGIADKRHAYPAQLSGGQQQRAAIARTLAMQPKVILFDEPTSALDPEMVQEVLNVIRALADEGRTMLLVTHEMGFARQVSSEVVFLHQGLIEEQGSPQQVFENPLSARCKQFMSSNR, encoded by the coding sequence ATGGCCGAGGCCACGCCCGCGCTTGAAATCCGCAACTTGCATAAACGCTATGGTGAGCTGGAGGTACTCAAAGGTATCTCGCTCACCGCTCGCGACGGCGATGTGATCTCGATCCTGGGTTCCTCCGGTTCCGGCAAGTCCACATTCCTGCGCTGCATCAATCTGCTGGAAAACCCGCACCAGGGCGAAATCCTGGTGGCCGGCGAAGCACTCAAGCTCAAGGCCGCGAAGAACGGCGAGCTGATGGCCGCCGATGGCAGGCAGATCAATCGCCTGCGCAGCGAAATCGGTTTTGTGTTTCAGAATTTTAACCTGTGGCCGCACATGAGCATCCTCGACAACATCATCGAGGCGCCCCGCCGTGTGCTCGGCCAGAGTAAGGCCGAGGCAATAGAAGTGGCCGAAGCCTTGCTGGACAAGGTCGGTATCGCCGACAAGCGCCACGCCTACCCGGCGCAATTGTCCGGTGGCCAGCAGCAACGGGCAGCCATCGCGCGCACCCTGGCCATGCAACCCAAGGTCATCCTGTTCGACGAGCCCACTTCCGCCCTTGACCCGGAAATGGTTCAGGAAGTACTTAATGTGATCCGCGCGCTGGCCGATGAAGGCCGCACCATGCTGCTGGTCACCCACGAAATGGGCTTCGCCCGTCAGGTCTCCAGTGAAGTGGTGTTTCTGCACCAAGGCCTGATCGAAGAGCAAGGATCGCCACAGCAGGTGTTTGAAAACCCGCTTTCGGCGCGCTGCAAACAATTCATGTCCAGCAACCGCTAA
- a CDS encoding methyltransferase: MPARDVETRFRALDAFLTEHQGLWRPRPFTHQRLPWESELPELAQWLRQRTLADAETSHNHPHEVPAPAPFAALAAEAVRLSAVDKLPAQRLPPAAHRLSVDVPGRKWQQIEAFGAALHFAQTPTHWLDWCAGKGHLGRRLLCTGQQLTCLEHDPALIAAGQALSDHHRLTVTHRLQDVMAHVVLNAEHTPVALHACGDLHVRLLQLASAAGCKQLAVAPCCYNRINTPTYQPLCAAGRASTLRLSIDDLGLPLSETVTAGKRVRQQRDTSMARRLAFDQLQRQIRGCDEYLPTPSLPASWLAKPFADYCQALADLKGLSTGKQQWAAVEADGWRRLAEVRNLELLRGLFRRPLELWLVLDRALFLRERGYRVEVGSFCDPALTPRNLMVLAERD, translated from the coding sequence ATGCCTGCCAGGGACGTTGAAACACGCTTCAGAGCGCTGGATGCGTTCCTGACCGAGCATCAAGGGCTGTGGCGACCACGGCCCTTTACGCATCAACGGTTGCCTTGGGAAAGCGAACTGCCCGAACTCGCCCAATGGTTGCGCCAACGCACCTTGGCCGATGCCGAAACCAGCCACAACCACCCTCATGAAGTGCCCGCGCCCGCGCCTTTCGCTGCATTGGCCGCCGAGGCCGTGCGCCTCAGCGCTGTGGATAAGTTACCGGCGCAGCGCTTGCCACCCGCCGCGCATCGCCTGAGCGTCGACGTACCGGGCCGCAAATGGCAACAGATCGAAGCCTTCGGCGCGGCCCTTCACTTTGCGCAAACGCCGACCCACTGGCTGGACTGGTGCGCCGGCAAAGGCCACCTTGGCCGGCGACTGCTGTGCACCGGCCAGCAACTGACCTGCCTGGAACATGACCCGGCCTTGATCGCGGCCGGCCAAGCCTTGAGCGACCACCATCGACTGACCGTTACCCATCGCCTGCAAGATGTGATGGCGCACGTGGTGCTCAACGCGGAGCACACGCCAGTCGCCCTGCACGCCTGCGGCGACCTGCACGTGCGCCTGTTGCAACTGGCCAGCGCCGCCGGCTGCAAGCAACTGGCAGTGGCACCCTGCTGCTATAACCGCATCAATACACCCACCTACCAGCCACTTTGCGCAGCAGGCCGTGCCTCAACCCTGCGACTGTCGATCGACGACCTCGGGCTGCCCCTCAGCGAAACCGTCACCGCAGGCAAACGCGTGCGCCAGCAACGCGACACGTCGATGGCCCGCCGCCTGGCGTTCGATCAGTTGCAACGCCAGATACGCGGCTGCGATGAGTACCTGCCCACCCCTTCGCTGCCCGCCAGTTGGCTGGCCAAGCCCTTTGCCGATTACTGCCAGGCATTGGCCGACCTCAAAGGGTTATCCACAGGGAAACAGCAGTGGGCCGCGGTGGAGGCCGATGGCTGGCGGCGCCTCGCCGAAGTCAGAAACCTGGAATTGCTGCGTGGGCTGTTTCGGCGCCCGCTGGAGCTGTGGCTGGTACTGGATCGGGCACTGTTTCTGCGCGAACGCGGCTACAGGGTTGAGGTAGGCAGCTTCTGCGATCCGGCATTGACGCCGCGCAACTTGATGGTGCTTGCCGAGCGCGATTAA
- the gabP gene encoding GABA permease, giving the protein MSSTQSSNDLEQGLKPRHVTMLSIAGVIGAGLFVGSGHAIAAAGPAVLLAYAAAGTLVVLVMRMLAEMAVASPDTGSFSTYADRAIGHWAGFTIGWLYWWFWVLVIPLEANAAATILHAWFPDVAIWAFTLVITLLLTVTNLFSVKNYGEFEFWFALIKVVAIVGFVILGLAAIFGFLPTSQVSGVSHLFDTQGFMPNGMGAVLAAILTTMFSFMGTEIVTIAAAESKNPGQQITKATNSVIWRIGLFYLLSIFIVVSLVPWNDPTLAAVGSYQTVLERMGIPNAKLIVDLVVLVAVTSCLNSALYTASRMLFSLGRRGDAPAVSKRTNKSGTPYWAVMLSTGAAFLAVFANYVAPAAVFEFLLASSGAIALLVYLVIAVSQLRMRQKRMAAGEKIVFKMWLFPGLTYAVMVFIVGTLTIMLFQEAHRVEIIATGILSVLVVMAGLFVSSRRKAQRAGAAVLS; this is encoded by the coding sequence ATGAGTAGTACGCAAAGCTCCAATGACCTCGAACAGGGGCTCAAACCGCGTCACGTCACCATGCTGTCGATTGCCGGCGTTATTGGCGCCGGCCTGTTTGTCGGCTCCGGCCACGCGATTGCCGCCGCCGGCCCCGCCGTACTGCTGGCCTATGCCGCTGCGGGTACGCTGGTGGTCTTGGTCATGCGCATGCTGGCCGAAATGGCCGTGGCGTCACCGGATACCGGTTCGTTCTCCACCTATGCCGACCGTGCGATCGGTCATTGGGCCGGGTTCACCATTGGTTGGCTGTACTGGTGGTTCTGGGTGCTGGTGATTCCGTTGGAAGCCAACGCCGCCGCCACCATCCTGCATGCCTGGTTCCCCGATGTGGCCATCTGGGCCTTTACCTTGGTCATCACGTTGTTGCTGACGGTGACCAATTTGTTCAGCGTGAAGAACTATGGCGAGTTCGAGTTCTGGTTTGCGTTGATCAAGGTCGTAGCGATCGTGGGTTTTGTGATCCTCGGCCTGGCGGCGATTTTCGGCTTCCTGCCTACCAGCCAGGTCAGCGGCGTGTCGCACTTGTTCGATACGCAAGGCTTTATGCCTAACGGCATGGGCGCGGTATTGGCGGCCATCCTCACCACTATGTTCTCGTTCATGGGCACCGAGATCGTCACCATTGCAGCGGCTGAGTCGAAAAACCCAGGCCAGCAAATTACCAAGGCCACCAACTCGGTGATCTGGCGGATTGGCTTGTTCTATCTGCTGTCGATCTTCATCGTCGTATCCCTAGTGCCGTGGAACGATCCGACCCTGGCGGCGGTGGGTTCGTACCAGACCGTGCTGGAGCGCATGGGTATCCCGAATGCCAAGCTGATCGTCGACCTGGTGGTGTTGGTTGCCGTGACCAGTTGCCTGAACTCGGCGCTGTACACCGCTTCGCGCATGCTGTTTTCCCTGGGGCGACGCGGTGATGCACCGGCGGTGTCCAAGCGCACCAATAAAAGCGGCACGCCTTACTGGGCGGTGATGTTGTCCACCGGCGCGGCATTCCTGGCGGTGTTCGCCAACTACGTGGCACCGGCGGCGGTGTTCGAGTTCCTGCTGGCCAGCTCCGGTGCCATCGCGTTGCTGGTGTACCTGGTGATCGCGGTGTCGCAACTGCGCATGCGCCAGAAACGCATGGCGGCGGGCGAGAAGATCGTCTTCAAGATGTGGCTGTTCCCTGGCCTGACCTACGCGGTGATGGTGTTTATCGTGGGGACGCTGACCATCATGCTGTTCCAGGAGGCGCACCGGGTCGAGATCATCGCGACCGGGATTTTGAGCGTGCTGGTGGTGATGGCGGGGCTGTTCGTATCGAGCCGTCGCAAGGCACAGCGAGCGGGTGCCGCGGTACTTAGCTGA
- the lapD gene encoding cyclic di-GMP receptor LapD: protein MSLFKQLLIAICVFLVVAFSGSFMVSLESSRTQYVNQLRSHAQDAATALALSLTPNIDDPAMTELMVSSIFDSGYYASIRVIDLSNNQVLVERAAEPDASGVPAWFVKMIGLAPAGGDAIVSRGWQQAARVEVVSHPMFALAKLWQSALGSLGWLLVCGAVSAVLGALLLRRQLKPLDYMVEQSHAIARREFLSLPDLPRTPELRRVVQAMNQMVEKLKALFHEQTERSEKLRVESYQDSLTGLANRRYFEMQLQSRVSNLEEPSSGYLLILRVNDLSGLNQRLGGQRTDQLLQAVSQQLVRTCAKYPETQNLITRSRGGEFAVLAPGLVRDEALQLAQDLESTLQSLHETGATDMSAVAYIGLAPYNPGDASADLLMLADQALAQAEAGSGPTWVCLERQAPGTVSDDPHNWHTLLDNALNQGRFRLFFQPVVSSRDTQQVLHYKVLSRLLDSQDQTIAAGHFLPWLERFGWTARLDQLMLDLVIKHLTQHNQSVALNLSAATLNDPQALERVFERLAQHPALGPRLTLEIGEEQVPEQTQLERLTRRMRSLGYSLGLQRFGGRFSMIGNLANLGLAYLKVDGSYIRAIDQESHKRFFIEAIQRAAHSIDLPLIAERVETEGELRVIREMGIEGVQGQLVGEPAPWK, encoded by the coding sequence ATGTCACTGTTCAAACAATTGCTGATCGCTATCTGCGTGTTCCTGGTGGTCGCGTTCAGCGGTAGCTTCATGGTCAGCCTGGAAAGCTCGCGTACACAGTACGTCAACCAACTGCGCTCCCATGCCCAGGACGCGGCCACCGCACTGGCGCTGTCGCTGACCCCGAACATTGATGACCCGGCGATGACCGAGCTGATGGTCAGTTCGATCTTTGACAGTGGCTATTACGCGAGCATCCGTGTGATAGACCTGAGCAATAACCAGGTGCTGGTGGAGCGGGCCGCCGAACCGGATGCCAGCGGCGTGCCCGCCTGGTTCGTGAAGATGATCGGCCTGGCGCCGGCCGGTGGCGATGCCATCGTCAGTCGTGGCTGGCAGCAGGCGGCACGGGTTGAAGTGGTCAGCCACCCGATGTTTGCACTGGCCAAGCTGTGGCAGAGCGCGCTGGGCAGCCTGGGCTGGTTGTTGGTGTGCGGCGCCGTGAGCGCGGTATTGGGCGCGCTGTTGCTGCGCCGTCAACTGAAGCCGCTGGACTATATGGTCGAGCAGTCGCACGCCATCGCCCGTCGCGAGTTCCTGAGCTTGCCCGACCTGCCTCGCACCCCGGAGCTGCGGCGGGTGGTGCAGGCCATGAACCAGATGGTGGAGAAGCTCAAGGCGCTGTTCCATGAGCAGACCGAGCGTAGCGAGAAACTGCGTGTGGAGTCTTACCAAGACAGCCTGACGGGCCTGGCGAACCGTCGCTATTTCGAGATGCAACTGCAGTCTCGCGTCAGCAACCTGGAGGAGCCCAGTTCAGGTTACCTGCTGATATTGCGGGTCAATGACTTGAGCGGCCTCAACCAACGTCTTGGCGGGCAACGCACCGACCAACTGCTGCAAGCCGTCAGCCAGCAACTGGTGCGCACCTGCGCCAAATACCCGGAAACTCAAAACCTGATTACCCGCAGCCGTGGCGGCGAGTTCGCGGTCCTTGCCCCGGGCCTGGTACGTGATGAAGCGCTGCAACTGGCCCAAGATCTGGAAAGCACCCTGCAAAGCCTGCACGAAACGGGAGCCACCGACATGTCGGCCGTGGCTTATATCGGGCTGGCGCCGTACAACCCTGGCGATGCCTCAGCCGACCTGTTGATGCTGGCCGACCAAGCGCTGGCCCAGGCTGAAGCCGGCAGCGGCCCCACCTGGGTCTGCCTGGAACGCCAGGCGCCCGGCACCGTCAGCGATGACCCGCACAACTGGCACACCTTGCTCGACAACGCCCTGAACCAGGGTCGCTTCCGCTTGTTTTTCCAACCGGTGGTCAGCAGCCGTGACACCCAGCAAGTGCTGCACTACAAGGTACTTTCACGCCTGCTCGACAGTCAGGACCAGACCATTGCGGCAGGCCATTTTCTGCCCTGGCTGGAGCGCTTCGGCTGGACGGCGCGGCTCGATCAACTGATGCTCGACCTGGTGATCAAACACCTCACGCAACACAACCAATCGGTGGCGTTGAACCTCTCGGCCGCCACCTTGAACGACCCGCAAGCGTTGGAGCGGGTGTTCGAACGCCTGGCCCAACACCCCGCACTGGGGCCGCGCCTGACGCTGGAAATCGGCGAAGAGCAAGTGCCCGAACAAACCCAATTGGAGCGCCTCACCCGACGCATGCGCAGCCTGGGCTACAGCCTGGGCCTGCAACGTTTCGGCGGGCGTTTCAGCATGATCGGCAACCTGGCGAACCTGGGCCTGGCGTACCTGAAGGTCGACGGCAGCTACATCCGTGCCATTGATCAGGAAAGCCACAAGCGCTTTTTTATCGAGGCGATCCAGCGCGCCGCCCACAGCATTGATCTGCCGTTGATTGCCGAGCGGGTGGAAACCGAGGGTGAATTGCGGGTGATCCGCGAGATGGGTATTGAAGGCGTGCAAGGCCAACTGGTCGGTGAGCCGGCGCCTTGGAAGTGA
- a CDS encoding tryptophan synthase subunit beta: MFYVQRDQQNALVRVEADAFAGATETLEADHHEILAWFADDAVDNSLKHLRQSDLEMIRVLDDLIQVLITKNVMSITDLPPAAQAKFLERTKARATLGGLSELINDDETGLI; this comes from the coding sequence ATGTTCTACGTGCAACGCGATCAACAGAACGCTTTGGTTCGCGTCGAGGCGGATGCCTTCGCCGGGGCCACCGAGACGCTGGAGGCCGACCATCACGAGATTCTGGCGTGGTTTGCCGATGATGCGGTGGACAACAGCCTCAAGCATCTCAGGCAAAGCGACCTTGAGATGATCCGCGTGCTTGATGACTTGATCCAGGTGCTGATCACCAAGAACGTGATGAGCATCACTGACTTGCCGCCGGCGGCACAGGCCAAGTTTTTGGAGCGTACCAAGGCGAGGGCGACATTGGGCGGCTTGAGCGAGCTGATCAATGACGATGAAACCGGCTTGATCTGA
- the bcsQ gene encoding cellulose biosynthesis protein BcsQ gives MSRTDDLFALPGKRVARDPRGKKPRVHFFGTLPFDDGTRVNQKEGQRFGAQPSYVNDTPHNPQPIALRPTVVALISVNGGVGRSTLATALSSGLRRMGKSVVALDLDPQNALRQHFGVDHERAGVGGGSLLKTPWATLLQAGFSGCQVLPFGDTDTPQKENLQRWLAREPQWLVRHLSALALSEAHTVIIDTPAGNNVYLHQALSVADIVLVVAQPNAACLGTLDQLDALLAPHLEREPAPRCHFVINQLDEHSTFNLGMLDAFKLRRSEYPLAVVHRDPVFSEALAFATDPLDSKAPSPARDDIGDLCRLLVTRKSTA, from the coding sequence ATGAGTCGCACCGATGACCTGTTTGCCTTGCCCGGCAAGCGCGTCGCCCGTGATCCCAGGGGCAAAAAACCGCGCGTGCATTTTTTTGGCACTCTGCCATTCGATGATGGCACCCGTGTAAACCAAAAAGAGGGCCAGCGCTTTGGCGCGCAGCCGTCCTACGTCAATGACACACCCCACAACCCTCAACCCATTGCGCTGCGCCCGACCGTGGTGGCGTTGATATCCGTCAATGGTGGCGTTGGCCGCAGTACCCTCGCCACGGCGTTGAGCAGCGGCTTGCGGCGCATGGGTAAGTCGGTAGTGGCATTGGACCTGGACCCCCAGAACGCCTTGCGCCAACACTTTGGAGTCGACCATGAGCGCGCCGGCGTGGGCGGCGGCAGCCTGCTCAAGACACCCTGGGCGACCCTCCTGCAGGCGGGGTTCTCCGGTTGCCAAGTGCTGCCTTTTGGCGATACCGATACCCCGCAGAAAGAAAACCTGCAGCGCTGGCTCGCGCGTGAGCCGCAATGGCTGGTGCGGCACCTGTCGGCATTGGCGTTGAGCGAAGCGCATACGGTGATCATCGATACACCCGCTGGCAACAACGTTTACCTTCATCAAGCACTGAGCGTGGCCGACATCGTGCTGGTCGTCGCCCAGCCCAATGCGGCGTGCCTCGGCACGTTGGATCAACTCGACGCGCTGTTGGCCCCCCATCTTGAGCGAGAGCCCGCACCTCGATGTCACTTTGTGATCAATCAGCTGGATGAGCACTCGACGTTCAACCTGGGAATGCTCGATGCCTTCAAGTTGCGCCGCAGTGAATACCCCTTGGCGGTCGTGCATCGCGACCCGGTGTTCAGCGAAGCCCTGGCCTTTGCGACGGACCCGCTCGATAGCAAGGCGCCAAGCCCTGCGCGTGACGATATCGGCGACCTTTGCCGGTTATTGGTCACCCGCAAAAGCACCGCGTAA
- a CDS encoding ABC transporter permease, with translation MEWEVILKWLPKFIQGAVLTLELVGIAVVLGLILAIPLGIARSSKRWYVRSLPYAYIFFFRGTPLLVQLFLVYYGLAQFDSIRSSFMWKYLRDPFWCATATMTLHTAAYIAEILRGAIQAIPPGEIEAARALGMSRPKTLFYIILPRAARIGLPAYSNEVILMLKASSLASTVTLLELTGMARTIIARNYLTVEMFFTAGVFYLLISYLLVQGFKLLERWLRVDACQGR, from the coding sequence ATGGAATGGGAAGTCATCCTTAAGTGGCTGCCGAAGTTTATCCAGGGCGCCGTGCTGACCCTTGAGCTGGTCGGCATCGCCGTGGTTCTCGGCCTTATCCTGGCCATCCCGCTGGGTATCGCGCGCTCTTCCAAGCGCTGGTACGTGCGCTCGCTGCCTTATGCCTACATCTTTTTCTTCCGCGGTACGCCGCTGCTGGTGCAGTTGTTCCTGGTCTACTACGGCCTGGCCCAATTCGACAGCATCCGCTCCAGCTTCATGTGGAAGTACCTGCGCGACCCGTTCTGGTGTGCCACCGCCACCATGACCCTGCACACGGCCGCTTATATCGCCGAGATCCTGCGCGGCGCCATCCAGGCCATCCCGCCTGGAGAAATCGAAGCGGCTCGCGCCCTGGGCATGTCCCGGCCCAAGACGCTGTTCTATATCATCCTGCCCCGCGCCGCCCGCATCGGGTTGCCGGCCTACAGCAACGAAGTGATCCTGATGCTCAAGGCCAGCTCGCTGGCGAGCACCGTGACCTTGCTGGAACTGACCGGCATGGCCCGCACGATCATTGCGCGCAATTACCTGACCGTGGAAATGTTCTTCACTGCCGGCGTGTTCTATCTCTTGATCTCCTACCTGTTGGTACAAGGCTTCAAACTGCTGGAACGCTGGCTGCGCGTCGATGCCTGCCAGGGACGTTGA
- the lapG gene encoding cysteine protease LapG, translating to MLQALVIAVAIRFKLPRILYGFAITVLLGGGLLGDLLADWDFSQISRRAETLYGALGPGRQRIDAWQQLLSTQKQVSESEQLKVVNLFFNRQLRYEEDIDLWHEVDYWATPIQSLWKGAGDCEDYAIAKYFSLRHLGVPAEKLRITYVKALRQNRAHMVLTYYASPEAMPLVLDSLMDPILPASQRTDLLPVYAFNGEGLWLTGAAGNKKVGDTKRLSRWQDVLKKMTAEGFPASSDN from the coding sequence ATGCTGCAAGCTCTGGTAATCGCAGTGGCGATACGCTTTAAACTTCCGCGAATTCTGTACGGTTTCGCCATCACTGTATTGCTGGGTGGCGGCCTGCTCGGCGACTTGCTCGCGGACTGGGATTTCAGCCAGATCAGCCGTCGCGCCGAAACACTGTATGGGGCACTCGGCCCCGGCCGCCAGCGTATCGATGCCTGGCAACAATTGCTGTCGACACAAAAGCAGGTCAGCGAGAGCGAGCAGCTCAAAGTGGTCAACCTGTTCTTCAACCGCCAGTTGCGCTACGAGGAAGACATCGACCTGTGGCACGAAGTGGATTATTGGGCCACCCCCATTCAATCCCTCTGGAAAGGCGCTGGCGATTGTGAAGACTATGCCATCGCCAAATACTTCAGCCTGCGGCACTTGGGTGTGCCGGCCGAAAAGCTGCGCATCACCTACGTCAAGGCCTTGCGCCAGAACCGTGCGCATATGGTGCTGACGTATTATGCAAGCCCCGAAGCCATGCCCTTGGTGCTGGACAGCCTGATGGACCCCATCCTGCCGGCCAGCCAACGCACCGACCTGCTGCCCGTTTATGCGTTCAACGGCGAAGGGTTGTGGCTGACCGGCGCGGCGGGCAACAAAAAAGTCGGTGACACCAAGCGCCTGTCACGCTGGCAGGATGTCTTGAAAAAAATGACCGCTGAAGGGTTTCCGGCCAGTTCGGATAATTAA
- a CDS encoding ABC transporter substrate-binding protein gives MQNYKKFLLAAAVSMAFSATAMAETLKMGIEAAYPPFNNKDTSGNVVGFDKDIGDALCAKMKVEKCEVYVSDWDGIIPALNAKKFDFLVSSLSITDERKQAVDFTDPYYSNKLQFIAPKATADFKTDAGYLKGKVIGAQRATLAGSYLEDKLPDTEAKLYDTQENAYLDLTSGRLDGILADKYVQYEWLKSKDGSAYEFKGDPVVESDKIGIAVRKGDPLRERLNKALAEIKADGTYKKINDKYFPFSIE, from the coding sequence ATGCAGAACTATAAAAAATTCCTTCTGGCTGCGGCCGTCTCGATGGCGTTCAGCGCCACGGCCATGGCAGAAACCTTGAAAATGGGGATCGAAGCGGCCTACCCGCCCTTCAACAATAAAGACACCAGCGGCAACGTCGTGGGCTTCGACAAAGACATCGGCGACGCCCTGTGCGCCAAAATGAAAGTCGAGAAGTGCGAAGTGTATGTCTCCGACTGGGACGGCATCATCCCGGCCCTGAATGCCAAGAAGTTCGACTTTCTGGTGTCTTCGCTGTCGATCACCGATGAACGCAAGCAGGCCGTTGACTTTACCGACCCGTACTACTCCAACAAGCTGCAGTTCATCGCGCCTAAAGCCACTGCCGACTTCAAGACCGACGCCGGCTACCTCAAGGGCAAAGTCATCGGTGCACAGCGCGCGACCCTGGCCGGTAGCTACCTGGAAGACAAGCTGCCGGACACCGAAGCCAAACTGTACGACACCCAGGAAAACGCCTACCTGGACCTGACTTCTGGCCGCCTCGACGGCATCCTCGCCGACAAGTACGTGCAATACGAATGGCTCAAGAGCAAAGACGGTTCCGCCTACGAGTTCAAGGGCGACCCGGTTGTAGAGAGCGACAAGATCGGTATCGCCGTACGCAAGGGCGACCCGCTGCGCGAGCGCCTGAACAAAGCCCTGGCAGAGATCAAGGCAGACGGCACCTATAAGAAGATCAACGACAAGTACTTCCCGTTCAGCATCGAATGA
- a CDS encoding arsenic resistance protein codes for MTRDALEHHQIPLYFVTVLLAAVFGLLAPSWAHSLNEWITPAIAILMYAMFLQIPFLDLRAGLSNKRFLSALLLANFILVPLLVWALTRGLVERPALLVGALLVLLTPCIDYVVVFTHIGKGDSRLMLAATPVLLLLQLALLPVYLGVMLGAQSEGVVVAGPFVQAFVGLIVLPMILAVLTASVARRSSVVSAWSGAWAWLPVPAMALVLFVVIGSQITSVVRDIELLVPVIPVYLGFALLAPWMGVLASRLCALPAITARAVTFSASTRNSLVVLPLALALPEDVRGLAATAVILQTLIELVAELIYVRLVPVVVWPANR; via the coding sequence ATGACCCGCGACGCCCTCGAACACCACCAGATCCCCCTCTATTTCGTCACCGTCCTCCTGGCTGCCGTCTTTGGCCTGCTCGCGCCTTCATGGGCTCACAGTCTCAACGAATGGATCACGCCCGCCATCGCGATACTGATGTACGCGATGTTCCTGCAAATTCCCTTTCTGGACCTGCGTGCAGGCTTGAGCAACAAGCGCTTCCTGTCGGCGTTGTTGCTGGCCAATTTCATTTTGGTGCCGCTGCTGGTGTGGGCATTGACCCGTGGCCTGGTAGAGCGTCCGGCGCTGTTGGTGGGGGCGTTGCTGGTGTTGCTGACGCCGTGCATCGACTACGTGGTGGTGTTCACCCACATCGGCAAGGGCGATTCGCGGTTGATGTTGGCGGCCACGCCGGTGCTGTTGTTGCTGCAGTTGGCGTTGTTGCCGGTGTACCTGGGGGTGATGCTGGGGGCGCAGTCCGAAGGGGTGGTGGTGGCAGGGCCGTTTGTGCAGGCGTTTGTGGGGTTGATCGTGCTGCCTATGATTCTGGCGGTGTTGACGGCGTCCGTGGCGCGGCGTTCTTCGGTCGTCAGCGCTTGGAGCGGTGCATGGGCCTGGCTGCCGGTGCCGGCCATGGCGTTGGTGCTGTTCGTGGTGATCGGTTCGCAGATCACCTCGGTGGTGCGGGATATCGAGCTGTTGGTGCCGGTGATTCCGGTCTACCTGGGCTTTGCGCTGCTGGCGCCGTGGATGGGAGTTCTGGCTTCGCGGCTGTGTGCATTGCCTGCGATCACGGCGCGTGCGGTGACGTTCAGCGCGTCGACGCGTAATTCCCTGGTGGTATTACCCCTGGCGCTGGCCCTGCCCGAAGACGTACGCGGGCTGGCGGCCACGGCGGTAATCCTGCAGACCTTGATCGAATTGGTTGCCGAGTTGATCTACGTTCGCCTCGTTCCTGTCGTGGTGTGGCCTGCAAATCGATAA